In Marinitoga hydrogenitolerans DSM 16785, one genomic interval encodes:
- the murC gene encoding UDP-N-acetylmuramate--L-alanine ligase, which produces MKYFFSGIGGIGMSSLALYTKYKGFDVIGSNNLESERTKYLKSKNIDVKIGHNKENIANADLIIKSTAIKDSNPEIQHAKDLNIPILNRMEYLNYILKSNYSVGITGTDGKTTTTAMISHILKTAKCDPTVFLGGIHDSLEDGNFRVGSGPIISEVDESDGFIKDTISDVSIITNLRPDHLEHYNNSFENLIDSIYTHASHARDFVLLNGDDSILNTFYDNLVIKFGSTNSSEYYFTNRTPYGYYQTFDVNYKNKFIGQIKMNLPGVHYAYDAIAAIAYALEAGISFDKIKFAFETFNSVNRRFNVLFKNSHIFVVDDYAHTPEEVEHTIKAAKEYFPEYPIIAVFQPHRYTRLFRHYKQFSEALKNADKVFVYRIYSAFEDPIDGIDELKMAKLIENSEFINSENEMIDKILDLNDGVFLFLGAGDITEVAKKVSNIFIKKYANAI; this is translated from the coding sequence ATGAAATACTTTTTTTCCGGAATTGGCGGAATAGGTATGAGTTCCTTAGCACTTTATACAAAATATAAAGGTTTTGACGTAATTGGATCAAACAACCTGGAATCAGAAAGAACAAAATATTTAAAATCAAAAAATATAGATGTTAAAATTGGTCATAATAAGGAAAACATCGCAAATGCCGATTTAATAATTAAAAGTACTGCTATAAAAGATTCAAATCCAGAAATTCAACATGCTAAAGATTTGAATATACCTATTTTAAATAGAATGGAATATTTGAATTATATCTTAAAGAGCAATTATAGTGTTGGAATTACTGGAACTGATGGCAAAACAACCACTACTGCTATGATATCTCATATATTAAAAACTGCAAAATGTGATCCAACTGTATTTTTAGGAGGTATTCATGATAGTTTAGAAGATGGTAATTTCAGAGTTGGCTCAGGCCCTATAATTAGCGAAGTTGATGAAAGTGATGGTTTTATAAAAGATACAATTTCAGATGTTTCAATAATAACAAATTTAAGACCTGATCATTTGGAACATTATAATAATTCTTTTGAAAATCTTATTGATTCAATATATACACATGCTTCTCATGCAAGAGACTTTGTATTATTAAATGGCGATGATTCTATATTAAATACTTTTTATGATAATTTAGTTATAAAATTTGGTTCTACAAATAGTTCAGAATATTATTTTACAAACAGGACCCCTTATGGATATTACCAAACCTTTGATGTAAATTATAAAAACAAATTTATTGGGCAAATTAAAATGAATTTACCAGGTGTTCATTATGCATATGATGCAATTGCTGCAATTGCATATGCTTTAGAAGCTGGAATTTCCTTCGATAAAATTAAATTTGCATTTGAAACTTTTAATTCGGTTAATAGACGTTTTAATGTATTATTTAAAAACAGTCATATTTTTGTTGTTGATGATTATGCACATACTCCTGAAGAAGTAGAACATACCATTAAAGCAGCAAAAGAATATTTCCCTGAATATCCTATAATAGCGGTCTTTCAACCTCATCGATACACAAGATTATTCAGACATTATAAACAATTTAGCGAAGCTCTAAAAAATGCTGATAAGGTTTTTGTATACAGAATTTATTCAGCCTTCGAAGATCCAATTGATGGTATTGATGAATTAAAAATGGCAAAATTAATTGAAAATTCTGAGTTTATAAACTCAGAAAATGAAATGATTGATAAAATTTTAGATTTAAATGATGGTGTCTTTTTATTTCTTGGAGCTGGAGATATTACAGAAGTTGCAAAAAAGGTAAGCAATATATTCATAAAAAAATATGCAAATGCAATATAA
- a CDS encoding flagellar hook-basal body protein, producing MNRGLYISTMGMLANMAQLDNISNNLSNADTVGYKKDETMFKAYLEKEFRNYDSNDIKKGKHIGYMETALIADETKPILSQGQIVKTNNPLDFAIFGYGFFKIERNSQFFYSRNGEFKKDLNGFLVTSDGDYVLDSNNQRIQLPKDFTVDESGNIYNGTQFTGQKISIVNLNAPSKFGNNLFTGEEIASNNFKIIQGSIEKSNVNTLKEMINLINANRAFSIMEKSIQTQDLMTGKIIESAQRI from the coding sequence ATGAATAGAGGATTATATATTTCAACTATGGGAATGCTTGCAAACATGGCTCAATTAGATAATATATCAAATAATCTATCTAATGCTGATACCGTTGGTTATAAAAAAGATGAAACCATGTTTAAAGCATATCTTGAAAAGGAATTCAGAAATTACGATTCAAATGATATTAAAAAAGGAAAACATATTGGATATATGGAAACCGCTTTAATTGCTGATGAAACAAAACCCATTTTATCTCAGGGACAAATTGTAAAAACAAACAATCCTCTGGATTTTGCTATATTTGGTTATGGTTTTTTTAAAATTGAAAGAAATTCTCAATTTTTTTACTCACGAAATGGTGAATTTAAAAAAGATTTGAACGGTTTCTTAGTAACTTCTGATGGTGACTATGTTTTGGATTCTAATAATCAACGAATTCAATTACCAAAAGATTTTACTGTTGACGAATCTGGAAATATATATAACGGAACACAATTTACAGGGCAAAAAATTTCAATTGTAAATCTTAATGCTCCATCTAAATTTGGCAATAATCTTTTTACTGGTGAAGAAATAGCCTCGAATAATTTCAAAATAATTCAAGGTAGTATAGAAAAATCAAATGTTAACACATTAAAAGAAATGATTAATTTAATAAATGCCAATAGAGCATTTAGTATAATGGAAAAATCTATACAAACTCAAGATTTAATGACGGGTAAAATTATAGAAAGCGCTCAAAGAATATAA
- a CDS encoding STAS domain-containing protein has translation MDFTVDFSEKDNYYLIKVEGEIDAYHSATFKQKTKEKLVELSFSKYVIDMSLVSYIDSAGLGAIVSLLKESRNLKKELILVGLQPQVRKIFEMTKLDKIVKIVDTLEEIK, from the coding sequence ATGGATTTTACTGTAGATTTTTCCGAGAAAGATAATTATTATTTGATTAAAGTTGAGGGAGAAATTGATGCTTATCATTCCGCAACGTTTAAGCAAAAAACTAAAGAAAAATTAGTTGAATTGTCTTTTTCTAAATATGTTATTGATATGTCTTTGGTTTCTTATATTGATAGTGCTGGATTAGGAGCAATTGTAAGTTTGTTAAAAGAGTCAAGAAATTTAAAAAAAGAATTAATTCTTGTTGGGTTGCAACCGCAGGTTAGAAAAATTTTTGAGATGACAAAACTTGATAAAATTGTAAAAATAGTTGATACTTTAGAAGAAATAAAATAA